From the Methanobrevibacter sp. genome, the window AAGAGATGTATTCCAATGTTCTAACTTCTTCAATTGCCATAATATCCCATAAAAATAATCTTTAAAAAAAAATATTCAATAAATATAATTTCGAAATCAAAATATAAAAATTTATTTAAAAGTAAAATAGAAAAAGAGGTGAATCTCAGATAATAATTATAAGAATAATTAATATCCAAGATTTGTTTTTTCTAATTTTAAAATCCAATAGGATTTCAATTTTAACTAATCACTAAAATTAGTCTTTTTTCAATGCATAACCTATACCTAAACCAACTATCAGTGTTATTATTCCTCCGAATAACAATACTGCGATTTCACCTAATTTGTCTAAAGGCTCATAGGTATAGTCTGGGAATGGTGATTCGATAACTGCGGATTCCACATCTTCACCAACTGCTGCGTCTTCAGCAGATTTTTCCAATCCGTCCGGATCGCCAGATGCAATGTAAGGGGATAATACTGCTAATGCAAGACAGAATATAATCCCTACTACGATTAAATATTTATCTTGTTGACTTAATTCCATATTTTCACCCTCTATTCTCTGTTCCATGCCAGTAGGTCTGGTCTGAATTTTTCAAGAGCATAAAGAACAATTACAGTTAATACTCCTTCAATTATACCAATGAATGCATGGTATAGTGCCATGGAAGCAACTCCAACAGTCAATGGGAAAGTTCCTGCAATAGCCATTTCAATAGCTGCCACGACTGCTGCAACCAAGGTTGCTAGCCATGCTGCTACAAATGCGGAAGGATATTTACCAATCATGTCTTTTAATGCCTTAAAGGTGTAAAGACCAACGAATCCTCCAACAATAGCCATGTTAAATACGTTTGCACCTAAAGCAGTAATACCACCGTCTCCGAAGAACAAAGCTTGGATAAGTAATACTGCAGTAAATACAAGAACTGCTGCTTCAGGAGCCATAAATACGATAGCGACTAATGCTCCACCGACCATATGTCCACTGGTACCAAATGGAATTGGCATGTTCATGGACATAATTGCAAAGATACCTGCAGCTAATACTGCAAGTAATGGTATACGTTTTTCATCAAGATTTGCTTTGGCCCATTTTCCTGCAAAGTACAATGCAATGATCAAGAT encodes:
- the cbiM gene encoding cobalt transporter CbiM — protein: MHIPDGFIPLWQCAIYYVILIIALYFAGKWAKANLDEKRIPLLAVLAAGIFAIMSMNMPIPFGTSGHMVGGALVAIVFMAPEAAVLVFTAVLLIQALFFGDGGITALGANVFNMAIVGGFVGLYTFKALKDMIGKYPSAFVAAWLATLVAAVVAAIEMAIAGTFPLTVGVASMALYHAFIGIIEGVLTVIVLYALEKFRPDLLAWNRE
- a CDS encoding PDGLE domain-containing protein; the encoded protein is MELSQQDKYLIVVGIIFCLALAVLSPYIASGDPDGLEKSAEDAAVGEDVESAVIESPFPDYTYEPLDKLGEIAVLLFGGIITLIVGLGIGYALKKD